A stretch of the Hyperolius riggenbachi isolate aHypRig1 chromosome 11, aHypRig1.pri, whole genome shotgun sequence genome encodes the following:
- the LOC137537984 gene encoding piggyBac transposable element-derived protein 4-like: protein MTKRFYSAEEACAFLQNSSTSGEESEGAEWLPIDDSESISDSDSISESERRPAQKVRRTVQSKAISESDSGEEGPSGVREGRAVDTVAATSHSSQGGQSAARPRQNRRRKVPRRDTQVPPEMCDLVWSTPNMEEPNIPPFTASSGLLVETANMAPLDFFQLLITDQFLEYIVEQTNIYAQQFLADHPSSYYKSKWKPTSITELKAFLGLTFNMGITWKPQVQMYWSKKPIHWMAIYRATMTRGRYQMLMRFLHFNNNDNDLPSDDPDRDRLFKIRPLLNHLNKKFCEVYKPEQNISVDESLVPFHGRLAIKQYIPSKRARYGVKLYKVCESRTGYTYAFNVYEGKDSLLEPAGCPSYLGTTGKIVVDLLNPLLHKGYHLYVDNFYTSVPLFKFLYASETPACGTVRPNRKAMPQQVLHKKLQKGESFSLRSNELLALKYRDKRDVLMLSTIHTEATVTTVSQGETQQKPVAIAEYSKYMGGVDLSDQVLAPYAVHRKTKAWYKKVGIHLLQMTLYNAFVIYKESGNADTYIKFQEDVVSALIGEPANTAHPTDSLDCEDVDGNYP from the coding sequence ATGACCAAACGGTTTTACTCGGCAGAAGAGGCATGCGCCTTCCTGCAAAACAGCAGCACAAGTGGGGAGGAATCTGAGGGCGCTGAGTGGCTACCAATAGATGACTCAGAGTCGATTTCCGATAGCGACTCTATATCTGAGTCCGAAAGGCGACCAGCGCAGAAAGTCCGCAGAACGGTGCAGTCTAAGGCCATCAGCGAGAGTGATTCGGGTGAAGAAGGGCCATCGGGTGTCAGAGAAGGGAGAGCAGTGGACACTGTTGCAGCAACCAGCCATAGCAGTCAGGGCGGTCAAAGTGCCGCCAGGCCACGGCAGAATAGAAGGCGAAAGGTACCTCGGAGAGACACTCAGGTACCACCTGAAATGTGTGATCTTGTATGGTCTACTCCAAATATGGAAGAACCCAATATCCCCCCTTTTACCGCAAGCAGCGGATTATTAGTTGAGACCGCAAATATGGCACCTCTTGATTTTTTTCAGTTGCTGATTACTGACCAGTTCCTGGAATATATCGTTGAGCAGACTAACATCTATGCTCAACAATTTTTGGCTGATCATCCTTCCTCTTATTACAAATCAAAATGGAAGCCCACATCCATCACTGAGCTTAAAGCTTTCCTTGGCCTGACTTTCAACATGGGCATTACATGGAAACCACAAGTCCAAATGTATTGGTCCAAAAAACCAATACATTGGATGGCTATTTACCGGGCAACAATGACCAGGGGCCGTTATCAAATGCTCATGCGATTTCTGCATTTTAACAATAATGATAACGATCTCCCCTCTGATGACCCAGACCGTGACCGCTTATTTAAAATAAGGCCTCTTCTCAATCACCTCAACAAAAAGTTTTGTGAGGTATACAAGCCTGAGCAAAACATTTCAGTGGATGAGTCCCTGGTTCCCTTCCATGGCAGGTTAGCCATTAAACAGTACATCCCCAGCAAACGTGCCAGGTATGGGGTTAAGCTATATAAGGTTTGCGAGAGCAGGACTGGATATACATATGCTTTTAATGTATATGAAGGGAAAGACAGTCtgcttgagcccgctggatgcccATCATACTTGGGTACCACCGGAAAAATTGTTGTGGACCTGCTTAATCCACTTCTGCACAAAGGGTACCACTTGTACGTAGATAATTTCTACACAAGTGTACCGCTTTTTAAATTCCTGTATGCATCTGAAACTCCAGCATGTGGTACTGTGAGGCCGAACAGGAAAGCAATGCCTCAGCAGGTCCTACACAAAAAATTGCAAAAGGGAGAGTCCTTCAGCCTCCGAAGTAATGAACTCTTGGCACTAAAAtacagggacaagagggacgtactCATGTTGTCCACAATTCACACGGAGGCTACAGTGACAACGGTATCTCAGGGAGAAACGCAACAAAAGCCAGTAGCCATTGCAGAGTACAGCAAGTACATGGGGGGTGTCGACCTCTCTGATCAGGTACTTGCACCATATGCAGTCCACCGAAAAACCAAGGCGTGGTACAAAAAAGTCGGAATTCATCTCCTGCAGATGACATTGTACAATGCTTTTGTCATCTACAAAGAATCGGGCAATGCGGACACATACATCAAGTTCCAGGAGGATGTGGTTTCAGCACTGATTGGTGAACCTGCTAATACTGCGCACCCCACAGACTCTctggattgtgaagatgtg